A genomic segment from Lignipirellula cremea encodes:
- a CDS encoding WD40 repeat domain-containing protein — MADLVSTNASRFAYGPASRRLISAEGREVVVSNTENEHWAATTDSLIAGVANTNDGVLVLEQDGVLRRYASRSGELIDRVECGFSCRGLRATPEGRWVAWGANRLILGHGVEVLKRERLPGIRCAAVSSSGRFAVAAVGREEMIVVFADAEQRKSCLLPDEPVEHLAWSVDGWWLVTTPSALVGYSLELSADETITRFASNLGRISGGVVSPTGRILACKIRENTVCLFGLKEGVLGTVQYPERAVSEIEFGPHPYLGIGIDRCSGNKINLTEKAVVATKHPAGPTGNGWFVNTHLKYDLLQREAQRKEPFHIEEDELNWPLVIGCSVLVLLAVAATCGSLVWFLF, encoded by the coding sequence ATGGCGGATCTGGTTTCAACGAACGCTTCGCGGTTCGCTTATGGCCCTGCCAGCCGCCGCCTGATTTCGGCGGAGGGACGTGAGGTCGTCGTCAGCAATACGGAGAACGAACACTGGGCGGCGACCACCGACTCTCTGATCGCAGGCGTCGCCAACACGAATGACGGCGTGCTGGTGCTGGAACAAGACGGCGTGTTGCGCCGGTATGCCTCGCGCTCCGGCGAACTCATTGACCGCGTCGAATGCGGCTTCTCTTGCCGAGGGCTCCGCGCCACGCCGGAAGGTCGCTGGGTAGCCTGGGGAGCCAATCGTCTGATCCTGGGGCATGGCGTCGAAGTCCTCAAACGCGAACGTCTCCCCGGCATCCGCTGCGCCGCAGTCAGCTCGAGCGGACGCTTCGCCGTGGCGGCCGTCGGGCGGGAGGAAATGATCGTCGTTTTTGCCGATGCAGAGCAGCGTAAAAGCTGCCTGCTGCCCGACGAACCGGTCGAGCACCTGGCCTGGAGCGTGGACGGCTGGTGGCTCGTCACTACGCCCAGCGCCTTGGTGGGATATAGCCTGGAACTTTCCGCCGACGAGACGATAACCCGCTTTGCCAGCAATCTCGGCCGTATCTCGGGCGGCGTGGTTTCGCCCACAGGCCGAATCCTGGCCTGCAAAATACGCGAAAACACGGTGTGCCTGTTCGGTTTGAAGGAGGGTGTGCTGGGAACCGTCCAATACCCGGAGAGGGCGGTTTCGGAAATTGAATTCGGTCCGCATCCTTACCTCGGGATTGGAATTGATAGATGCTCCGGCAACAAAATTAATCTGACAGAGAAAGCCGTCGTCGCCACGAAGCATCCAGCCGGTCCGACCGGCAATGGCTGGTTCGTGAACACCCATCTCAAGTATGACCTTCTCCAGCGCGAGGCGCAGCGGAAGGAACCGTTTCACATCGAAGAGGACGAACTCAACTGGCCGCTGGTCATCGGCTGCTCGGTGCTTGTCTTGCTGGCGGTGGCGGCGACCTGCGGCAGCCTGGTTTGGTTCCTGTTCTAA
- the uvsE gene encoding UV DNA damage repair endonuclease UvsE, whose amino-acid sequence MTNDSSIRLGLCCIFRDQPIRFRNTTVKSISSMERDAALSKLAGLCLANAEALLASLEFCADNGISCFRINSQILPLKTHADCGYDVLDLPDGVEIVRRFKACGEYARDHALRTCFHPDQFVVLNSPRPEVVDRSIAELEYQAEVAEWVGADVVNIHGGGAYGDKPDALARFAQTLKRLSDRARNRLTVENDDTTYTPSDLLPLCQSEGIPLVYDVHHHRCNQDDLSVEEATAAAISTWNRRPMFHLSSPIEGWKGPKPQRHHDFIDVQDFPDCWRGLSLTIEVEAKAKEVAVLRLKKQLTERGFV is encoded by the coding sequence ATGACCAACGACTCTTCGATCCGCCTGGGCTTGTGCTGCATCTTCCGTGACCAGCCGATCAGGTTCCGCAACACAACGGTGAAATCCATCAGCAGCATGGAACGTGACGCCGCCTTGTCGAAGCTGGCTGGACTATGTCTGGCTAACGCCGAGGCACTTCTTGCATCGCTTGAATTCTGTGCCGACAACGGAATCAGTTGCTTTCGCATCAATAGCCAGATCCTGCCCCTGAAGACACACGCGGACTGCGGCTATGACGTACTCGATCTTCCTGACGGAGTGGAAATCGTGCGACGGTTCAAGGCGTGCGGTGAGTACGCTCGCGATCACGCGCTGCGAACGTGCTTCCATCCTGATCAGTTTGTCGTACTAAACTCGCCTCGCCCCGAAGTGGTTGACCGATCCATCGCTGAACTTGAATACCAGGCCGAGGTGGCAGAGTGGGTGGGAGCGGATGTCGTTAATATCCACGGTGGCGGCGCCTATGGCGACAAGCCGGATGCTCTGGCTCGATTCGCCCAGACCCTGAAACGGCTGTCAGACCGAGCCAGAAACCGACTGACCGTTGAGAACGACGACACCACCTACACGCCGTCAGACTTGCTGCCGCTATGCCAGTCGGAAGGCATCCCCTTAGTCTATGACGTTCACCACCACCGCTGTAATCAGGATGATCTTTCGGTCGAGGAGGCCACCGCAGCTGCGATCTCGACATGGAACCGGAGGCCAATGTTTCATCTTTCCAGCCCGATCGAAGGCTGGAAGGGACCGAAACCACAACGTCACCACGACTTCATCGACGTGCAGGACTTTCCCGATTGCTGGCGCGGCTTGTCACTGACCATTGAGGTGGAAGCCAAGGCCAAGGAAGTCGCAGTCCTGAGGCTGAAGAAGCAACTGACCGAGCGCGGGTTCGTCTAA
- a CDS encoding nucleotide sugar dehydrogenase: protein MSKSKAESIISSLQTSITERSAKVGVVGLGYVGLPLIRAFVSSGFHTIGFDVDPEKIKSLQNGKSYVGHIPSDWLSDRVNDKSFVPTADMSLMAKADALLICVPTPLTDSRDPDLSYVESTAREIARHLRKGQLVILESTTYPGTTTNVVKPILESSGLKAGSDFYLAYSPEREDPGNLEFTAQSIPKVVGGIDETSRDLAAELYRQAVVEVIPVGSCEVAEACKILENTYRAVNIAMVNELKILFQNMGIDVWEVIAAAKTKPFGFQAFYPGPGLGGHCIPIDPFYLSWLARKQGLTTRFIELAGEINTAMPEYVIGRVTEALNDAGKPIRGSRIGLLGVAYKKDVDDPRESPSFKLMELLLRRGADLSYNDPYIPSLPSMRHYDVPNLTSEPLTPEYLASLDCVLIATDHSAYDYEMIVRHSSIVIDTRNATIHVANNRERIFKA from the coding sequence ATGTCGAAATCGAAGGCAGAATCGATCATCTCCTCACTTCAAACTTCCATAACCGAACGCTCTGCGAAAGTGGGGGTGGTTGGACTTGGCTATGTTGGTTTGCCGTTAATTCGTGCGTTCGTATCCAGCGGTTTTCACACCATTGGTTTCGACGTTGATCCGGAAAAAATCAAGTCGCTGCAGAACGGCAAAAGCTACGTCGGTCATATTCCATCCGACTGGCTCAGTGATCGCGTAAACGACAAGTCGTTTGTACCGACTGCCGACATGTCTCTGATGGCCAAGGCGGATGCATTATTGATCTGCGTGCCTACGCCGCTCACGGATAGCCGTGATCCCGACCTGAGTTATGTCGAATCGACCGCCCGTGAAATAGCCCGGCACTTGCGCAAGGGGCAGTTGGTCATTCTGGAAAGCACGACCTATCCCGGCACAACCACCAACGTGGTCAAGCCGATACTTGAGAGCAGCGGACTCAAAGCGGGCAGCGACTTCTATCTTGCCTACAGCCCGGAACGCGAAGACCCGGGAAACCTCGAGTTTACAGCGCAGAGCATTCCCAAGGTCGTTGGCGGTATCGACGAAACCAGTCGCGACCTCGCTGCCGAGTTGTATCGGCAAGCGGTTGTCGAAGTGATTCCCGTCGGCAGTTGCGAAGTCGCCGAAGCCTGCAAGATCCTTGAGAACACCTATCGCGCCGTTAACATTGCGATGGTCAATGAACTCAAGATTCTCTTTCAAAATATGGGAATTGATGTCTGGGAAGTCATCGCTGCGGCGAAGACCAAGCCGTTTGGATTTCAGGCCTTTTATCCGGGGCCAGGCCTGGGCGGCCATTGCATTCCCATCGACCCGTTCTATTTGAGCTGGCTGGCGAGAAAGCAAGGGTTGACGACGCGCTTCATCGAGTTGGCCGGTGAGATTAATACGGCGATGCCCGAGTATGTGATCGGACGGGTCACCGAGGCCTTGAATGATGCTGGTAAACCCATCCGCGGCAGCCGAATTGGGCTGCTGGGCGTCGCCTACAAGAAAGACGTCGACGATCCACGAGAGAGCCCGTCATTCAAGTTGATGGAGCTTCTTCTGCGACGGGGAGCCGATCTCAGTTACAACGATCCGTACATTCCTTCGTTGCCGTCCATGCGTCATTACGATGTCCCGAACCTGACGAGCGAACCGCTCACTCCTGAGTATCTGGCCTCGCTAGACTGCGTCCTGATCGCGACCGATCACTCGGCGTACGACTACGAAATGATTGTGCGGCATTCGTCTATCGTGATTGACACGCGAAACGCAACCATCCATGTCGCCAACAATCGCGAGAGGATCTTCAAGGCCTGA
- a CDS encoding threonine ammonia-lyase, producing MLFRHRFRRVRRQRRRASFVAFPSPLVGFFRPNLADRKILSPMLTSIATIEDVRRAEHVIREHLSPAPMIRSYPLEKELGFPPSRRVWLKDYGWTPVGSFKLLGALNWMANHCEMIGDRPVAAHSSGNFASGISFAGKQYHKRVIIVMPENAPKVKFALTRSFGAEIRTYDSTRDHETGERDRLTREIARQEQGVQASPYDDNDVIAGNGVGGLEIVQELQRQQRGLSQFVCQVSGGGLMAGHALAIADGFPAAAIVSVEPETAADFCQSLAQGERVRIERPASICDGLLSYDVGEHNWPILQRCVSQAAAVPDTHTRQAMKWLYEQHGLRTEPSGAIAAAAILTGAAPADGDGDIVIVLSGRNVDDETFRNWITEKPA from the coding sequence ATGCTTTTTCGCCATAGGTTCCGACGCGTTCGCAGACAGCGGCGGCGCGCCTCTTTCGTCGCTTTCCCCTCACCGCTCGTCGGGTTTTTTCGGCCCAACCTTGCTGACAGGAAAATTCTTTCGCCCATGCTAACATCGATCGCGACCATTGAAGACGTTCGCCGTGCGGAACACGTGATTCGAGAGCACTTGTCTCCTGCGCCCATGATCCGCTCGTACCCGCTTGAAAAGGAACTGGGCTTTCCGCCGAGCCGCCGGGTCTGGCTGAAAGACTACGGCTGGACGCCGGTCGGCTCTTTCAAGTTGCTGGGCGCGCTGAACTGGATGGCCAACCATTGCGAAATGATCGGGGACCGGCCGGTCGCTGCGCATTCGTCCGGGAATTTTGCGTCCGGGATTTCTTTCGCCGGAAAGCAGTATCACAAACGGGTGATCATCGTGATGCCAGAGAACGCACCAAAAGTGAAGTTCGCCCTCACGCGCTCATTCGGCGCCGAAATTCGAACTTACGATAGCACACGCGACCACGAAACGGGCGAACGCGATCGCTTGACGCGTGAGATCGCCAGGCAAGAACAGGGAGTACAGGCGTCGCCCTATGACGATAACGATGTGATCGCTGGGAATGGAGTGGGCGGCCTGGAAATTGTTCAAGAGTTACAGCGGCAGCAGCGCGGTCTGTCGCAATTTGTGTGTCAGGTTAGCGGCGGCGGGTTGATGGCGGGCCATGCGCTGGCCATCGCCGACGGCTTTCCCGCTGCGGCCATTGTCAGTGTTGAACCGGAGACGGCTGCAGACTTCTGCCAGTCTCTCGCCCAGGGCGAACGCGTTCGAATCGAGAGACCAGCAAGTATTTGCGACGGGCTGCTGTCTTACGACGTCGGCGAGCATAACTGGCCCATTCTGCAACGTTGCGTTTCGCAGGCGGCGGCCGTCCCAGATACGCACACGCGACAGGCGATGAAATGGTTATACGAGCAGCACGGCCTGCGCACCGAGCCTTCGGGCGCTATCGCCGCCGCCGCCATCTTGACGGGCGCGGCGCCGGCAGACGGCGACGGCGACATTGTCATCGTCCTGAGCGGTCGCAATGTGGATGACGAAACGTTCCGGAACTGGATCACCGAAAAACCCGCGTAG
- a CDS encoding TROVE domain-containing protein codes for MANKSLFSSIKSKFTRTNTVNEAGGRAYQFTPKHALAQMAATGSFNGVFYASAQNQLDELRKLIEQVDDNVFLAKLAVYARERAYMKDMPAALLVMLSKRDTELMHRVFDRVVDNGRVMRTLFQMIRSGQFGRTSLSSSLQRAFQRWLNEASVGKLLSASIGNDPSLRDVLRMARPTPQDNARRALFGWLTAKETAKWAPATEADLPALVQGLIAYRQADSAKAQASILHDLSVRWDLLADAAKGPAVWKAIARQMGPQALRMNLNTLLRHEVLNDREMVDYVAGRLADADDIRRSRQFPYQFLAAYLNAAAEVPHKIKTALHQAAEIACGNVPELPGPVVIGLDTSGSMSCPVTGNRGRGGTTKMRCVDVAALFAAAILRRNPDSVVIPFDTRAYDVRIDPSDSILSLSERLAKYGGGGTDCSIPLRTANTKHSKRKFAGCVLVSDNESWVGTGRYGSTGVLTEWRTFVDNQKRLGVADPKLVCIDIQPYNSTQAPEHDDILNIGGFSDAVFNVLASYLNDDAARFVAEVESIEL; via the coding sequence ATGGCCAACAAGTCTTTGTTTTCCAGCATCAAGAGCAAGTTCACGCGCACGAACACGGTCAACGAGGCCGGAGGCCGCGCGTACCAGTTCACGCCAAAGCATGCGCTGGCGCAGATGGCGGCCACCGGTTCCTTTAACGGCGTGTTCTACGCGAGTGCGCAGAACCAGCTGGATGAGCTGCGCAAGCTGATCGAGCAGGTCGACGACAACGTTTTCCTGGCGAAGCTGGCCGTCTACGCGCGTGAGCGGGCGTACATGAAGGACATGCCGGCGGCGCTGCTGGTCATGCTGTCGAAGCGGGACACCGAGTTGATGCACCGCGTCTTCGATCGGGTCGTGGATAATGGTCGCGTCATGCGCACCCTGTTCCAGATGATCCGCTCAGGACAGTTCGGTCGCACCAGCCTGTCGTCCAGCTTGCAGCGGGCGTTCCAGCGGTGGTTGAACGAGGCGTCCGTCGGCAAGTTGCTGTCGGCTTCGATCGGTAACGATCCGAGCCTGCGCGACGTGTTGCGGATGGCTCGGCCGACACCGCAGGACAACGCACGACGGGCGCTGTTCGGTTGGCTGACCGCCAAGGAGACCGCGAAGTGGGCTCCGGCAACCGAGGCCGACCTGCCGGCGCTGGTCCAGGGTTTGATCGCTTACCGTCAGGCGGATTCCGCCAAGGCGCAGGCGTCGATCCTGCACGACCTGTCCGTTCGCTGGGACTTGCTGGCGGACGCAGCCAAGGGTCCGGCTGTCTGGAAGGCGATTGCCCGACAGATGGGGCCTCAGGCGCTGCGGATGAACCTCAACACGCTGCTGCGTCACGAGGTGCTGAACGATCGTGAGATGGTGGACTACGTGGCGGGCCGCCTGGCGGACGCTGACGACATCCGTCGCTCGCGGCAGTTCCCGTACCAGTTCCTGGCCGCGTACCTGAACGCTGCGGCGGAAGTTCCGCACAAGATCAAGACGGCCCTGCATCAGGCCGCCGAGATCGCTTGCGGTAACGTGCCGGAGCTGCCGGGTCCGGTCGTCATCGGTCTGGACACGTCTGGTTCGATGAGCTGCCCCGTCACGGGTAACCGTGGTCGAGGCGGCACGACGAAGATGCGCTGTGTCGACGTGGCGGCTCTGTTCGCCGCGGCGATCCTGCGCCGCAACCCGGACAGCGTGGTCATTCCGTTCGACACCCGGGCGTACGACGTCCGCATCGATCCGTCCGACTCGATCTTGAGTCTGTCGGAGCGGTTGGCGAAGTACGGCGGCGGTGGAACCGACTGCTCGATTCCGCTTCGTACGGCCAACACGAAGCACAGCAAGCGAAAGTTTGCTGGCTGCGTGCTGGTGAGCGACAACGAGAGCTGGGTCGGCACGGGTCGTTACGGTTCGACGGGCGTGCTGACCGAGTGGCGGACGTTCGTCGATAACCAGAAGCGACTCGGCGTTGCCGATCCGAAGCTGGTCTGCATCGACATCCAGCCGTACAACTCGACGCAGGCTCCCGAGCACGACGACATCTTGAACATCGGCGGCTTCAGTGACGCGGTGTTTAACGTCCTCGCCTCGTACCTGAACGACGACGCTGCAAGGTTCGTCGCCGAGGTGGAGTCGATCGAGCTGTAA
- a CDS encoding DUF1501 domain-containing protein: MDWRRRNFIKAALGGLAGLSAADVFRARATAAEQGKSVGRKSVILLWMAGGPSQIDTWDPKPDRPLENRGPFAPIATAVPGVFVCEHLPRQAAMLDKFTIIRSVDCAGSDHSPSAVLQTGNRQARPATNPRGSLYPAIGSFVAKFKGPNQPGMPPYVAFNRDPDHVPGGGYLGMQYDPLNGHRAAGLPDYSGFGRLIGYRAQVDEAMHFQLPEGVGKRRMLERRNLSGSLDRVRADLDLTGTMDAMDHFQQQAVEMILGGRAQAGFDISREPQAVRDRYGKHLWCQQALLARRLVEAGVSFVTIDLSLGVNAGDWDSHGREHAFGGIVTSPDERWGTKGLQPLLPVFDHLITTLVADLEERSMLDDVLILALGDFGRDPVIGTQGGFTGGRNHWPRVMSMCLAGGGLNHGQVIGSSDAPGGEIKDRPVTPADLAATIYRHMGVPLDATYLDNSGRPNFIVDENGQPISELF, encoded by the coding sequence ATGGACTGGAGACGGCGCAATTTCATCAAGGCGGCCCTGGGGGGATTGGCCGGGCTGAGCGCCGCCGATGTCTTTCGGGCGCGGGCGACTGCGGCGGAACAGGGGAAGTCGGTCGGCCGCAAAAGCGTGATCCTGCTGTGGATGGCGGGCGGACCGAGCCAGATTGACACGTGGGATCCCAAGCCGGACCGCCCCCTCGAAAATCGCGGCCCCTTCGCGCCGATTGCGACCGCCGTCCCGGGCGTTTTCGTCTGCGAGCATCTTCCCCGACAGGCGGCGATGCTCGACAAGTTCACGATCATTCGTTCCGTCGATTGCGCCGGCAGCGATCATTCGCCGTCGGCCGTCCTGCAGACCGGAAATCGCCAGGCTCGCCCAGCGACAAATCCACGCGGTTCTTTGTACCCCGCTATCGGTTCGTTTGTCGCGAAGTTCAAGGGACCGAATCAACCGGGCATGCCTCCCTATGTAGCTTTCAACCGCGATCCCGACCATGTGCCCGGAGGCGGATACCTGGGCATGCAGTACGATCCGCTCAACGGACACCGGGCGGCGGGCTTGCCGGATTACTCCGGGTTTGGACGGCTAATCGGGTACCGGGCTCAGGTCGATGAGGCGATGCATTTCCAACTGCCCGAAGGCGTCGGCAAGCGGCGAATGCTGGAACGCCGGAACCTGTCAGGGTCTCTGGACCGCGTCCGGGCCGACCTGGATCTTACAGGGACCATGGACGCCATGGACCATTTTCAGCAGCAAGCCGTGGAGATGATCCTGGGCGGACGCGCCCAGGCAGGCTTCGACATCTCGCGCGAACCGCAAGCGGTGCGTGATCGTTACGGGAAGCATCTGTGGTGTCAGCAGGCGCTGCTCGCCCGACGACTGGTGGAGGCGGGCGTCAGTTTCGTCACCATCGACCTCAGCCTGGGCGTCAATGCGGGAGACTGGGACAGTCACGGCAGGGAGCATGCCTTTGGCGGCATCGTAACTAGCCCCGATGAACGCTGGGGAACGAAGGGATTGCAGCCGTTGCTGCCGGTTTTTGATCACCTGATCACGACGCTGGTTGCCGATCTGGAAGAACGCAGCATGCTGGATGACGTGCTCATTCTCGCCCTCGGCGATTTCGGCCGCGACCCGGTCATTGGCACCCAGGGCGGTTTCACAGGCGGTCGCAATCACTGGCCTCGCGTCATGTCGATGTGCCTTGCCGGAGGCGGCTTGAACCACGGCCAGGTCATCGGCTCCAGCGATGCGCCGGGGGGCGAGATCAAAGATCGGCCCGTCACGCCTGCTGATCTTGCCGCCACCATCTATCGCCACATGGGCGTGCCCCTGGATGCGACCTATCTCGACAACAGCGGCAGGCCAAACTTCATCGTGGACGAGAATGGCCAGCCGATTTCGGAACTGTTTTGA
- the tnpC gene encoding IS66 family transposase — protein sequence MDASLSNDDGLVDAAFLEKVLRGRLSEAEARTFAAAGAEIIAFTMLALTQRVAGQQAAGPNTPSAAVPPYAKPTASPRKGQRRRGGQKGHPGVTRPPLPEPDRRRELQLDCCPECQGKLQRTGDTRTRRSEDIPDGLKPVITEDILHRDYCPTCKKRVEPKPPDVLPNCTLGNRTLVLSAVLHYLQGLTISQIVDTFNFHLRMKVTPGGLMQMWHRLATLLFAWYVQIQAECLDSARLNADETGWRVQGKTHWLWCFAGPDATFYMIDRSRGSPALQKFFTKAFEGVLITDFWSPYDAIVCADKQKCWPHLLRDMASVDEKHAGDKVWQSFARRVISVYREAKKLHAAKATTAAVDYDIAAMRLESRLATIAGEAWNHPDAARLAKRLAKYGDQLLTFLWHDEIPSDNNHGERQIRPAVMIRKNSYGNHSDRGMLTQSVLMTIFRTLKLRNQQPLETILEALANYAKTGKIPPLPQKAE from the coding sequence ATGGACGCTTCCCTTTCTAACGACGATGGCCTGGTGGACGCCGCCTTTTTGGAGAAGGTGCTGCGTGGGCGGTTGAGTGAGGCTGAGGCTCGAACGTTTGCTGCGGCCGGGGCCGAGATTATCGCCTTTACCATGCTGGCGCTTACGCAGCGGGTCGCTGGTCAGCAGGCGGCCGGGCCGAACACGCCGTCGGCCGCCGTTCCGCCGTACGCCAAGCCGACCGCTTCGCCCAGGAAAGGTCAGCGGCGACGCGGCGGACAAAAAGGACATCCCGGCGTCACCCGACCGCCGCTTCCTGAGCCGGATCGGCGCCGCGAACTCCAACTCGATTGTTGCCCTGAGTGCCAGGGCAAGCTGCAGCGAACAGGCGACACTCGCACGCGCCGCAGCGAAGACATTCCCGACGGCCTCAAGCCGGTCATTACGGAAGACATCCTGCATCGCGACTATTGCCCGACCTGCAAGAAACGCGTCGAGCCCAAGCCGCCCGACGTCCTGCCGAACTGCACGCTCGGCAATCGCACGCTGGTCCTGTCGGCCGTGCTCCATTACCTGCAGGGACTGACGATCAGCCAGATTGTCGACACCTTCAACTTCCATCTGCGAATGAAGGTCACGCCGGGCGGGCTCATGCAGATGTGGCATCGGCTGGCGACTCTGCTGTTCGCCTGGTACGTGCAGATTCAAGCCGAATGTCTCGACTCGGCCCGGCTCAACGCCGACGAAACCGGCTGGCGAGTGCAAGGCAAGACGCATTGGCTGTGGTGCTTCGCCGGGCCGGATGCGACTTTCTATATGATCGATCGCAGTCGCGGTTCGCCGGCGTTACAAAAGTTTTTTACCAAAGCCTTCGAAGGCGTCCTCATTACCGACTTCTGGTCGCCGTACGATGCGATCGTCTGCGCCGACAAACAGAAGTGCTGGCCGCACCTGCTGCGCGACATGGCGAGCGTCGACGAAAAACACGCCGGTGACAAGGTCTGGCAGTCGTTCGCGCGGCGAGTGATCAGCGTCTATCGCGAAGCGAAGAAACTGCACGCCGCCAAGGCGACAACGGCTGCGGTCGACTACGACATCGCCGCGATGCGATTAGAAAGCCGACTGGCGACCATCGCCGGCGAAGCCTGGAACCACCCCGACGCGGCCCGCCTCGCCAAACGCCTGGCGAAGTACGGCGACCAGCTGCTGACCTTTTTATGGCACGACGAGATCCCCTCGGACAACAACCACGGCGAGCGTCAGATTCGTCCGGCGGTGATGATCCGCAAGAACAGTTACGGCAACCACAGCGACCGCGGCATGCTCACCCAATCGGTACTGATGACGATCTTCCGTACCCTCAAACTGCGAAATCAACAACCGCTCGAAACGATCCTCGAAGCCCTCGCGAACTACGCCAAAACCGGAAAAATCCCGCCCCTGCCGCAGAAGGCTGAATAG
- a CDS encoding helix-turn-helix domain-containing protein has translation MRKKRILGAKFKAKVALAAVRGDKTLTQLASEFAVHGSQVSAWKKTLTEGVEALFEDGRKKPAREEVSTAELFEQIGRLKMELEWLEKSWRSRLTPNASWPSER, from the coding sequence ATGCGGAAGAAACGTATTCTGGGAGCCAAATTCAAGGCCAAGGTGGCGCTCGCTGCGGTTCGCGGCGACAAGACCTTGACCCAACTGGCCAGCGAGTTCGCCGTGCATGGGAGTCAGGTTTCGGCCTGGAAGAAGACTTTGACCGAAGGAGTCGAAGCCCTGTTTGAAGACGGTCGCAAGAAGCCGGCTCGCGAGGAAGTGAGCACGGCCGAACTGTTCGAACAGATCGGCCGACTCAAGATGGAGCTGGAATGGCTCGAAAAAAGCTGGCGATCTCGACTGACGCCAAACGCCAGCTGGCCATCCGAGAGATAA
- a CDS encoding DUF1593 domain-containing protein, whose translation MQASIRLIPVQGMAWLFVAVSLACAVEPVNPAGGALAGERPRVIISTDIGGSDPDDFQSFVHLLLYANVLDIETLVSSPPQAGRARHILEVLDAYEKDYASLRKHSEDFPEPETLRRITRQGAMEPAPDQGWSAATEGSKGIVARAKADDERPLWVLVWGSITDVAQAVHDDPSIKGKLRVHSIGSWNTQQDRAAREYLFKNHADLWWIESDTTFRGMYTGGHQDGEWGNRTFVEAHVKGHGALGDLFFSKKRDIKMGDTPSLLYLLRGAPDEPTTAHWGGAFVKTDHGPNYWTDNPDHSLSEGGRAGAKTVSRWRIDYLRDWRQRMEWTSMR comes from the coding sequence ATGCAAGCGTCGATTCGGCTTATCCCTGTTCAAGGGATGGCATGGTTGTTCGTGGCCGTCAGCCTGGCCTGCGCCGTAGAGCCCGTCAATCCGGCCGGAGGCGCGCTTGCAGGCGAGCGTCCTCGGGTGATTATCTCAACAGACATCGGCGGTTCCGACCCCGACGATTTCCAGTCGTTCGTGCATCTCTTGCTGTACGCCAATGTGCTGGACATTGAGACGCTGGTCTCGTCCCCTCCACAAGCCGGCCGCGCCAGGCATATTTTGGAGGTGCTCGATGCGTACGAGAAGGACTACGCGAGCTTGCGGAAACATAGCGAGGACTTCCCCGAACCAGAAACGCTCCGTCGTATCACCAGGCAGGGAGCGATGGAACCAGCGCCGGATCAAGGGTGGTCCGCTGCGACCGAGGGATCGAAAGGGATCGTCGCCCGAGCCAAGGCCGACGACGAACGACCGCTGTGGGTGCTGGTCTGGGGGAGCATCACCGATGTCGCCCAGGCGGTTCACGACGATCCATCCATCAAGGGCAAGCTGCGGGTGCACTCCATCGGTTCCTGGAATACGCAGCAGGATCGGGCCGCGCGGGAATATCTATTCAAGAATCACGCGGACTTGTGGTGGATTGAGAGCGACACGACGTTTCGCGGCATGTACACCGGTGGCCATCAGGACGGCGAATGGGGCAATCGAACTTTCGTCGAGGCGCATGTCAAAGGCCACGGCGCGTTGGGCGATCTCTTCTTCAGCAAGAAGCGAGACATCAAGATGGGCGACACCCCATCGCTGCTCTACCTGCTGCGCGGCGCACCCGACGAACCCACGACTGCCCACTGGGGCGGGGCGTTTGTGAAAACCGACCACGGCCCGAACTATTGGACGGACAACCCCGATCATTCCCTGTCTGAAGGCGGACGCGCGGGAGCCAAAACAGTCAGCAGGTGGCGAATCGACTACCTTCGCGACTGGCGGCAGCGGATGGAGTGGACGTCGATGCGCTGA